A stretch of DNA from Bacteroidota bacterium:
TTCAATGCAAAAATAAAAGCTTTTAGGTCTGCTTTTAGAGGAGTTAGAAATGTAAGTTTTTTCTTGTTCAGATTAGCAAATATTTATGCTTAGAAATTTGCAGCCCCCAACTTTTCCGCTTGATCCCTTTTTTATTACTTAAACTTTTTATCTTTATGTTAAGAATTAATAGTATAAAAAATCATAGAAAATGGAAGAATTTGTTTCAAATAGAATACCCATTACTGCCTGGGCAGAAGCAGATAGACCACGGGAAAAACTATTACTTAGAGGTAGGGCCTGCCTTTCTGATGCTGAATTAGTGGCTATTTTAATTGGTTCTGGCAACAAAGAGCTTTCTGCTGTTGAACTGGCCAAGGTAATTCTTCAAAAAACAGGAAATAATTTGAATGAACTTGGAAAATTATCTGTTAAGGAATTAACAAAAACAAAAGGAATAGGTGAGGCCAAGGCAATCTCTATTGTAGCCGCAATGGAACTTGGCAGAAGAAGAAAGGATGAGGAAATTTCTAAAAAAATTAAAGTTACCTCAAGCCAACAAGCCTACAATTACTTTAAACCTATGCTGCTGGATCTTCCCCATGAAGAATTTTGGGTAATTATGTTAAACCGTGCAAATGTTATTATTAAATCAGAAAAAATAAGTCATGGTGGTGTTTCAGGAACAGTTGCTGATGCAAAGCTTATTTTTAATAAATCTTTGGAGGTTCTTGCCAGTTCCGTTATTCTTTGTCACAATCATCCCTCTGGCAACACAAAGCCAAGCGATGCAGATATTAGCCTCACAAAAAGGCTTAA
This window harbors:
- the radC gene encoding DNA repair protein RadC, whose amino-acid sequence is MEEFVSNRIPITAWAEADRPREKLLLRGRACLSDAELVAILIGSGNKELSAVELAKVILQKTGNNLNELGKLSVKELTKTKGIGEAKAISIVAAMELGRRRKDEEISKKIKVTSSQQAYNYFKPMLLDLPHEEFWVIMLNRANVIIKSEKISHGGVSGTVADAKLIFNKSLEVLASSVILCHNHPSGNTKPSDADISLTKRLKEAGKFLEIPVIDHLIFTDTGYFSFADEGIL